TACCAGCCCAATACCAGCTGGTGATAGCAGGTGGTGAACCCTGGCATCCCAAAGACAGGGAGGTACTGGAACAGGCCATTCCAGGCAGGTATCATATACTCCGGGATGTGAGTTCCTCCACGCTGAATATCCTATACAATTATGCCTGGTGCCTCTTGTATCCTTCCTCCTACGAAGGCTTTGGATTTCCACCCGGAGAAGCCATGAAGGCAGGTTGCCCGGTAGTTGCTACCTACACCACTTCCATACCGGAAGTGACAGGTACCGCAGGACTGCTGGTGAAGAATCCCTCCCCTGCTGCATTTGCGGAAAAAATTCAATTGCTCGAAGATCGACATTTCAGGGATACAATTATTCAGGCAGGGTATACCCGATCGCAATTCTTTACATGGGACAAAAGCATTCAGGAAACAATCGGTTTTTACAAACATTGCTGGAACACTAAATTTTCACTATGAATTTCATTTTCAAAATTGCCGACGCGGCCAAAGTTTTTTTACAATCAGGAAGAGGTCTCAGTGCTTTGTGGAAAAAAGGAGGATCCATTGCCTCCACCACGATTTTGCATAACTGTAAACACTATATTCCGGAAATAAAAACAATCATCGATGTAGGTGCTAATCAGGGACAGTTTGCGCTTTCTGCACGTTACTTTTATCCACGTGCCGGTATTCACTCTTTCGAGCCGGTGCCGCATGTATTTCACACATTGCAGCAAAACATCAGTAAAGCGAAAGGTATCAGTACGTACAACTTTGCACTGGGTAGTACCAACGGCTTCCTGGAGTTCTTTCAGAACGATTATTCACATGCCAGCTCTGCACTGCATGTATCCAGTATACAGCAACAGTTTTTCCCACAGACCGCTTCGGAACACCAGATCAAAGTACCTGTAAGAAGGATAGACGACCTGTTTAGAAACATTCCTTTTGAAGCACCGGTGCTCCTGAAACTGGATGTACAGGGATTTGAAAAAGAAGTATTGAAAGGGGCTGCTGCAAGCCTGGACAAAATAGATTATCTCCTGTTCGAAACATCGTTCGTTCCTATGTATGAAGGAGAACCCCTCTTTGATGAGATGCATAATTATGTAAAAGAGCTGGGATTTGAATTCATCGCTCCTGTTGGTTTTTGCCAGACGGATGCTTTACAGATTTTACAAATGGACTTGTTGTATAAACGAAAAACAGCAGCCTGAGCTGATCATCTATTTAACGGAGTAAGAACAAAAAGCGTAGCAGCTTTGTAATAATAAAGCCAGGCCCCCCAAATCCCAACTCCGATCTTCATAGCCTACCCAAACCTGACAGAGTTAAAAACTAACAGTAACGCCAATAAGAAATTGATATACGGCAACCGATGCCTACTGTAATCTTGTCACTATGAAGAATCGCAATTATGCTATACAATATTTACGGCAATTTATTGACTTTACCATACTGGGAGCGGCATTTGTGCTTACCAGATACTATATCAGTACCAAAGGGGTGATGATATTTACCCACCTTGATTGGATACTGCTTAGTATCAGTATCAGCACATGGATTGCACTCGGCGCCTCACTCCGATTGTATGATGAATATGATCAGGTTAATTCGTTTTCATTTGAATTTGTGGCTGTATTGAAAAATGTATTGTTACAATCATGCGTACTTACCTTCCTGTTTTTTTATCTCTTCAAAAACTATAGCTATCCGCGCACCTTTACACTATTGTATTCCACATATGTATTTGCGGGTGTATTGTTCACAAGATATGCGGTGAAGAAAACCTTGCTGAAACTCCGCAATCAGCGGCATAGAAAAAAGAATGTGCTGATCGTAGGCACTGGCGAAACAGGTATCGACTTTTATCACACTATTACCAATAATGGTCATTTCGGTTATAACTGTATCGGTTTTGTAGGTGACCAGGCGCAAACACAGTTACATGGTCAATACCTGGGTAACCTCTCTGAACTGACCAATATACTGGAAGCAAATGAAATAGACGATGTAATCGTAGCCCTGCCGGAACATGCCAGGGATCAGACAGAAAGCATTATTGTAGCCAGTGAACGCGCCGCAAAGAATGTGAAGATCATTCCCAATGTACACCAGTATTGCTCACCTACGATGAGTATGAACCTACTGGGATCTTTTCCACTGGTAAACATCCGTTCCTGTCCACTGGATGATCCGGCATTACAAAGAATTAAGCGGGTGTTTGATATCGCATTCACACTCGTTCTTTTTACTGCTTTCAGCTGGCTATTTCTGCTGATTGCCGCGCTCATCAAACTGACTTCAAAAGGTCCGGTATTTTTCAAACAGGAAAGGTGGGGTTTGAAAAATAAAAAGATCACCTGCTATAAGTTCCGTTCCATGATCGTGCAGACCAGTGAAGTAGATGCGAACGGCAGGTTCCTGCAGGCAACCCGCAATGACAGCCGTGTTACTTCAATAGGCAGGTTCCTTCGTAAAACCAATCTTGATGAATTGCCACAGTTTTTCAATGTGCTGCTAGGTAACATGTCATTTGTAGGTCCCCGGCCACATGCTACCCCACTTCATATAGAATCAAGGGAAACGGTGCAACACTATATGCGCAGGCAGATGGTAAAACCGGGCATCACAGGATGGGCACAGGTAAATGGTTGCAGAGGTGAAACGAGCCAGTCAGGTATGATGCAGAAAAGAGTAGACTACGACATCTGGTATATTGAAAATTACAGCTTCTGGCTGGATTGCCAGATCATATTCCAGACAATGGTGAACATGATAAAAGGGGATAAGAACGCTTATTAAGAATATGTCTGAACGATTATTACTGATTACAGGCAACTATAGTCCTGAGCCAACGGGAATTGGAAAATACAATGGGGAAATGATGCAATGGCTGGCAGATAAAGGTTACGATTGTACTGTCATTACTACCTATCCTTATTACCCACACTGGAAGATCCAGCCTCCTTATGAGCAACAGGGACGCTGGTATAAAAAAGAAGTACACGGTACACTCACCGTTTATCGGTGCCCGCAGTATATACCGGCAGCACCTTCAGGTTTGAAACGCATATTGATGGATGCGACCTTTTTTATCGCTGCGTTCTTCCGGTTATTCACATTGTTGTTTACCACGAAATTCGATGTGGTCATAGTGGTCGTTCCCCCGTTCCATTTAGGCTTTCTTGGCCTGTTGTACAAGTGGATCAGGGGGGCGCGGCTGCTCTATCACATACAGGACATGCAGATAGAAGCTGCCCGTGACCTACAGATGATCCGTGCCCGATGGTTGATCAATACCTTGTTCCGCATGGAGCGTTTTATCCTCCGCAGGGCAGACCTGGTAAGCAGTATTTCGGAGGGTATGATGCGAAAGATTGCGGCCAAATCAGGCAGGGACATCTTCTTTTTTCCCAATTGGGTAGCCGTCAGTCATTTCTTTCCCATCACAGGGAGAGCTGATCTCAAAGCAGATTTTGGCTTCAATGCATACGATAAAGTGATATTATATTCAGGTGCCATTGGAGAGAAGCAAGGACTGGAATCCATCCTGGAAGTAGCAGGCGCTATGCAGACAGATGCCCGGCTCAAGTTCCTGATCTGCGGGGCAGGCCCCTATAAAACAACTTTGGAAAACAAGGCGCAGGCCATGTCGCTGCACAATGTGATCTTCTACCCTACCCAGCCTTCTTCGCACTTCAACCGGTTCCTGAACATGGCAGACATTCACCTGGTAATACAAAAAGCCAATGCCGCCGACCTGGTGATGCCAAGTAAGCTCACTACGATACTGGCAGTAGAAGGATTAGCATTGATCACGGCCAATGAAGGGACCAGTCTTTACGAGCTGGTAAGGACCCATGAAATGGGTATAGTGGTGCAGGCAGAAAATCAACAGGCGCTGTATGAAGGATTGCTTAAGGCTATAAACGAAGATTCCGGACACATCACCAGTCGTGCTGGAGACTATGCCCGGAACTTTCTCGCTATAGATTCGATTATGACAAGCTTTGAACAGACAGCGATTAAGGCTGCCAGATAATGCGTGCACCACCTTTTACATCGCCGCTGTATTCAGTGGAATTGAATATCACACTGCAAAAGCTGATAGTGGTTACGTTATTATCAATAGATACATAAACAGATCCTGATGATGTATCTGTGGTCCATGGAGCGGTAGTGATCGCCTTGGCCGTCAGTCTGCAATAGCCTGATGGCAGAGCAGAACTGGATTTCTGGATAGAATAGATACCTTCGGCAGGAGGCTGATTGCTCGGAAATTCTACTGTAATAGTGGCATTACCGTTCGTAGCAGTAACTACGTAATCACTGGTACCAGTAGTACCTACTACCTTATTGAAGGAGAGGTCAACCACACCTTGCAGGGTAGCCTGGTTACTATCCAGACCACAGGCATTTGTAGGGCCAGTGACAACAATAGTATCAGAATTGCCGGTGTAAGTACAGCCACCTGTGGTAGTTACAGTTACTGAATACACATATTTTCCTCTGGTAGGAGCAGAGATCTTAGGTGCCGCATCTGTAGATGCGTACCCATTTGGTCCGGACCAGACATAGGATTGAACGGCACTTACACCAGTACTGGAGAGAGTGAGCGTTTCATTGTTACCAATGGGACCATTGCTTTTGATTTTGGGCTTAAGGCCTGTATCGCAGGCGGCTCCGCCTTTGGAACATCCTGTTAGCGCGCTGATCCATCCTAAGAT
This Chitinophaga sancti DNA region includes the following protein-coding sequences:
- a CDS encoding FkbM family methyltransferase, translating into MNFIFKIADAAKVFLQSGRGLSALWKKGGSIASTTILHNCKHYIPEIKTIIDVGANQGQFALSARYFYPRAGIHSFEPVPHVFHTLQQNISKAKGISTYNFALGSTNGFLEFFQNDYSHASSALHVSSIQQQFFPQTASEHQIKVPVRRIDDLFRNIPFEAPVLLKLDVQGFEKEVLKGAAASLDKIDYLLFETSFVPMYEGEPLFDEMHNYVKELGFEFIAPVGFCQTDALQILQMDLLYKRKTAA
- a CDS encoding undecaprenyl-phosphate glucose phosphotransferase, whose protein sequence is MKNRNYAIQYLRQFIDFTILGAAFVLTRYYISTKGVMIFTHLDWILLSISISTWIALGASLRLYDEYDQVNSFSFEFVAVLKNVLLQSCVLTFLFFYLFKNYSYPRTFTLLYSTYVFAGVLFTRYAVKKTLLKLRNQRHRKKNVLIVGTGETGIDFYHTITNNGHFGYNCIGFVGDQAQTQLHGQYLGNLSELTNILEANEIDDVIVALPEHARDQTESIIVASERAAKNVKIIPNVHQYCSPTMSMNLLGSFPLVNIRSCPLDDPALQRIKRVFDIAFTLVLFTAFSWLFLLIAALIKLTSKGPVFFKQERWGLKNKKITCYKFRSMIVQTSEVDANGRFLQATRNDSRVTSIGRFLRKTNLDELPQFFNVLLGNMSFVGPRPHATPLHIESRETVQHYMRRQMVKPGITGWAQVNGCRGETSQSGMMQKRVDYDIWYIENYSFWLDCQIIFQTMVNMIKGDKNAY
- a CDS encoding WcaI family glycosyltransferase, producing MSERLLLITGNYSPEPTGIGKYNGEMMQWLADKGYDCTVITTYPYYPHWKIQPPYEQQGRWYKKEVHGTLTVYRCPQYIPAAPSGLKRILMDATFFIAAFFRLFTLLFTTKFDVVIVVVPPFHLGFLGLLYKWIRGARLLYHIQDMQIEAARDLQMIRARWLINTLFRMERFILRRADLVSSISEGMMRKIAAKSGRDIFFFPNWVAVSHFFPITGRADLKADFGFNAYDKVILYSGAIGEKQGLESILEVAGAMQTDARLKFLICGAGPYKTTLENKAQAMSLHNVIFYPTQPSSHFNRFLNMADIHLVIQKANAADLVMPSKLTTILAVEGLALITANEGTSLYELVRTHEMGIVVQAENQQALYEGLLKAINEDSGHITSRAGDYARNFLAIDSIMTSFEQTAIKAAR